The following are encoded in a window of Miscanthus floridulus cultivar M001 unplaced genomic scaffold, ASM1932011v1 fs_568_2_3, whole genome shotgun sequence genomic DNA:
- the LOC136532275 gene encoding protein SCARECROW-like: MGSSSLLLFPSSSSAASTAPHSFPHSHATTTASTSSSHSLLPPLPSPHLPPHPPSSSSQDHFLLHYLHQLDRQEAAAAFAMVRKRPAAHMDLPPPRRHVTGDLSDVTAAAAAAGGSGAPSASAQLPALPTQLHQLPPAFQHHAAEVDVPAPPPPNPAAHAHQAQAGGEAAAASTTAWVDGIIRDIIGSSGGAAVSITQLIHNVREIIHPCNPGLASLLELRLRSLLAADPAPLPPPPPPSQQQHALLHGAPAAPAGLTLPPPPLQDKRRHEPPQQQQQQEEPHPASQSPKAPTAEETAAAAAAAAAAAAAAAKERKEEQRRKQRDEEGLHLLTLLLQCAEAVNADNLDDAHQTLLEIAELATPFGTSTQRVAAYFAEAMSARLVSSCLGLYAPLPPGTPAAARLHGRVAAAFQVFNGISPFVKFSHFTANQAIQEAFEREERVHIIDLDIMQGLQWPGLFHILASRPGGPPRVRLTGLGASMEALEATGKRLSDFADTLGLPFEFCAVAEKAGNVDPEKLGVTRREVVAVHWLHHSLYDVTGSDSNTLWLIQRLAPKVVTMVEQDLSHSGSFLARFVEAIHYYSALFDSLDASYGEDSPERHVVEQQLLSREIRNVLAVGGPARTGDVKFGSWRQKLAQSGFRAASLAGSAAAQASLLLGMFPSDGYTLVEENGALKLGWKDLCLLTASAWRPIQMPPCR; encoded by the exons ATGGGCTCCTCCTCGCTCCTCCTCttcccctcgtcctcctccgccgcaTCCACCGCCCCCCACTCCTTTCCCCACTCtcatgccaccaccaccgcctccacctcctcctcccacTCCTTATTGCCGCCGCTGCCTTCCCCCCACCTCCCTCCGCATCCTCCGTCCTCTTCCTCCCAAGACCACTTCCTCCTCCACTACCTCCACCAGCTAGACCGCCAAGAAGCCGCCGCTGCCTTCGCCATGGTCCGCAAGCGCCCCGCGGCCCACATGGACctcccgccgccgcgccgccacgTCACGGGCGACCTCTCCGACGTcacggctgccgccgccgccgccggtggtagTGGTGCCCCCTCCGCCAGCGCGCAGCTGCCCGCGCTGCCCACCCAGCTCCACCAGCTGCCCCCCGCGTTCCAGCACCACGCGGCGGAGGTGGACGTGCCCGCGCCCCCGCCCCCAAACCCGGCGGCCCATGCTCATCAGGCCCAGGCGGGCGGCGAGGCGGCGGCCGCGTCCACCACCGCGTGGGTGGACGGCATCATCCGCGACATCATcgggagcagcggcggcgccgcGGTCTCCATCACGCAGCTCATCCACAACGTTCGCGAGATCATCCACCCCTGCAACCCCGGCCTCGCGTCGCTCCTCGAGCTCCGCCTCCGCTCCCTCCTCGCCGCCGACCCCGccccactgccgccgcctcctccgcctTCGCAGCAGCAGCATGCTCTCCTGCACGGTGCTCCGGCCGCCCCCGCGGGGCTGACGCTCCCTCCTCCACCGCTTCAAGACAAGCGCCGCCACGAGCCtccgcagcaacagcagcagcaggaggagccgCATCCGGCGTCGCAGTCACCCAAGGCCCCGACGGCGGAGGAGaccgcggcggccgccgccgccgccgcagccgcagctGCCGCGGCCGCGAAGGAGCGGAAGGAGGAGCAGCGGCGGAAGCAGCGCGACGAGGAGGGGCTCCACCTGCTGACGCTGCTGCTGCAGTGCGCGGAGGCCGTGAACGCGGACAACCTCGACGACGCGCACCAGACGCTGCTGGAGATCGCGGAGCTGGCCACGCCGTTCGGCACCTCCACGCAGCGTGTCGCCGCCTACTTCGCGGAGGCCATGTCGGCGCGCCTCGTCAGCTCCTGCCTGGGCCTGTacgcgccgctgccgccggggACCCCCGCCGCTGCGCGCCTCCACGGCCGCGTCGCCGCCGCGTTCCAGGTGTTCAACGGCATCAGCCCCTTCGTCAAGTTCTCGCACTTCACCGCCAACCAGGCCATCCAGGAGGCGTTCGAGCGGGAGGAGCGCGTGCACATCATCGACCTCGACATCATGCAGGGGCTGCAGTGGCCGGGACTCTTCCACATCCTCGCCTCCCGCCCCGGCGGCCCGCCCAGGGTGAGGCTCACCGGCCTCGGCGCGTCCATGGAGGCGCTCGAGGCCACGGGGAAGCGCCTCTCCGACTTCGCCGACACGCTCGGCCTGCCCTTCGAGTTCTGCGCCGTCGCCGAGAAGGCCGGCAATGTTGACCCGGAGAAGCTGGGCGTCACGCGGCGGGAGGTCGTCGCCGTCCACTGGCTGCACCACTCGCTCTACGACGTCACCGGCTCCGACTCCAATACGCTCTGGCTCATCCAGAG GCTGGCCCCCAAGGTGGTGACAATGGTGGAGCAGGACCTGAGCCACTCGGGCTCCTTCCTGGCGCGCTTCGTGGAGGCCATCCACTACTACTCGGCGCTGTTCGACTCGCTGGACGCGAGCTACGGCGAGGACAGCCCCGAGCGGCACGTCGTGGAGCAGCAGCTGCTGTCGCGGGAGATCCGCAACGTGCTGGCCGTCGGCGGGCCTGCTCGCACCGGCGACGTCAAGTTCGGCAGCTGGCGCCAGAAGCTCGCGCAGTCCGGGTTCCGCGCCGCCTCGCTCGCCGGCAGCGCCGCGGCGCAGGCGTCGCTGCTGCTCGGCATGTTCCCGTCCGACGGGTACACGCTGGTGGAGGAGAACGGCGCGCTCAAGCTCGGGTGGAAGGACCTCTGCCTGCTCACCGCCTCGGCATGGCGCCCCATCCAGATGCCGCCGTGCCGTTGA